The Candidatus Baltobacteraceae bacterium genome has a window encoding:
- a CDS encoding FAD-dependent oxidoreductase, producing the protein MVEFDVLVVGGGNAGCAAALAAARHGARTLLVERYGFLGGTATAAMVGPWMTFHSGDQRIVGGIAQEIVERLVRKGASPGHLHDSSDYVATITPFDPEIHKALLFEMMREAGVSLMLHAYVLDAKLDGDIVRGATFATVGGTREYFGRVVIDSTADAFVAASAGVPTQQGDERGRVQPATLMFRLSHVDLSKLSTYVRMHPDQMRTSLKTHERTPGALTAIAGLYQLWEEARRDGVVDLPRELVSFFISPYPDEVTVNMTRVVNIDPLDPGDLTRAEIEARLQTMQLLEFFRSRVPGFENARIAATGTQVGIRESRRIVGRYTLTRDDVLQGRHFDDAVACSAYPIDIHNPAGTGTTTQRLAPGQSYDIPYRCLVPVNREQLLVAGRCISTTHEALASTRLTPTVMTLGQAAGTAAALARKRRVRVGDVDTKELRAQLIADGVYLQREGTAP; encoded by the coding sequence GTGGTGGAATTCGACGTGCTGGTCGTCGGCGGCGGTAACGCCGGGTGCGCGGCCGCGCTCGCGGCGGCGCGCCACGGCGCGCGCACGCTTTTGGTCGAGCGTTATGGTTTCTTAGGTGGAACGGCGACAGCCGCGATGGTCGGGCCATGGATGACGTTCCACTCGGGCGACCAACGCATCGTCGGCGGCATCGCACAGGAGATCGTGGAGCGCTTGGTGCGTAAAGGCGCGTCGCCCGGCCATCTGCACGATTCGTCCGATTACGTCGCTACCATTACGCCTTTCGATCCCGAGATTCACAAAGCGCTGCTCTTCGAGATGATGCGCGAGGCGGGCGTGAGCCTGATGTTACACGCCTACGTGCTCGACGCCAAGCTCGACGGCGATATCGTCCGTGGCGCGACGTTCGCGACGGTCGGGGGAACGCGCGAGTACTTCGGGCGCGTTGTCATCGACTCGACCGCCGACGCGTTCGTGGCGGCGTCGGCGGGGGTGCCGACGCAGCAGGGCGACGAGCGCGGCCGCGTTCAGCCGGCGACTTTGATGTTCCGTCTGAGTCACGTCGATCTTTCGAAGCTGTCGACCTACGTTCGCATGCATCCGGATCAAATGCGCACTTCGCTCAAGACGCACGAGCGCACTCCGGGCGCGTTGACGGCCATCGCCGGGCTGTATCAGTTGTGGGAAGAAGCGCGCCGCGACGGCGTCGTGGACCTTCCGCGCGAGCTCGTCTCGTTCTTCATCTCGCCCTATCCGGACGAAGTCACGGTAAACATGACGCGCGTGGTCAACATCGATCCGCTCGATCCCGGCGACTTGACGCGCGCGGAGATCGAAGCGCGTCTCCAAACGATGCAGCTGCTCGAGTTCTTTCGGTCGCGCGTTCCGGGTTTCGAAAACGCGCGCATCGCCGCCACGGGCACGCAGGTCGGCATTCGCGAATCGCGGCGCATCGTCGGGCGTTACACGCTGACGCGCGACGACGTGCTGCAAGGCCGGCACTTCGACGACGCGGTGGCGTGCAGCGCGTATCCGATCGACATTCACAACCCGGCAGGTACTGGAACGACGACGCAGCGCCTCGCTCCCGGCCAAAGCTACGACATTCCGTATCGCTGCCTGGTGCCCGTCAATCGCGAGCAGCTGCTCGTCGCCGGACGCTGCATCTCCACCACGCACGAAGCGCTGGCGTCGACGCGTTTGACGCCGACCGTCATGACGTTGGGACAAGCCGCCGGCACGGCCGCCGCACTCGCGCGTAAACGGCGCGTTCGCGTCGGCGACGTCGACACTAAAGAGTTGCGCGCGCAGCTCATCGCCGACGGCGTCTATCTTCAACGCGAAGGAACGGCGCCGTGA
- a CDS encoding BadF/BadG/BcrA/BcrD ATPase family protein, whose protein sequence is MKYVAGIDGGQTTTAAAVGDERGRILGRGIAGPADEVGQDAGSTRMRDALSNALRAACKDAGLDADTHFEAIVAGVSGYEGRVYGKVPQLRGTRFVLMHDAPIAHAGALAGRPGIVVIAGTGSVVYATDGKQGWTLGGWGYLFGDEGSAFWFASNAIRAAMYGEDHGVDPNHARDKICTYFGVPSLRALARAFYAGEISRARIASFASEPDKADVLGGANALAMLVRESVVRGAPARVALVGGMFSSAEFTQEVRAHVKRWLPAAQIVDPKYDPAAGALLLAYREAGISGIEIAS, encoded by the coding sequence GTGAAATACGTTGCGGGCATCGACGGCGGACAAACGACGACGGCCGCAGCCGTCGGCGACGAGCGCGGACGCATTCTCGGTCGCGGCATCGCCGGTCCCGCCGATGAAGTGGGTCAAGATGCCGGGTCGACGCGCATGCGCGACGCGTTATCGAATGCCCTGCGCGCGGCGTGCAAAGACGCGGGCCTGGACGCCGATACGCACTTCGAGGCGATCGTTGCCGGCGTCAGCGGCTACGAAGGACGCGTGTACGGAAAAGTTCCGCAGCTTCGGGGAACGCGTTTCGTCCTGATGCACGACGCGCCGATCGCGCACGCCGGCGCGCTCGCCGGACGTCCGGGCATCGTCGTGATCGCCGGCACCGGTTCGGTCGTCTACGCAACCGACGGCAAGCAGGGCTGGACGCTCGGCGGTTGGGGATATCTTTTCGGCGATGAGGGCAGCGCGTTCTGGTTCGCATCTAACGCGATTCGCGCAGCGATGTATGGAGAGGATCATGGCGTCGATCCCAACCACGCGCGCGACAAGATCTGCACGTACTTCGGCGTTCCGTCGCTGCGCGCGCTGGCGCGTGCGTTTTATGCCGGCGAAATCTCGCGCGCTCGCATCGCGTCGTTTGCATCGGAACCCGATAAAGCCGACGTGCTGGGAGGGGCGAACGCCCTTGCGATGCTCGTCCGCGAATCGGTCGTTCGCGGCGCGCCTGCCCGCGTCGCCCTGGTCGGCGGAATGTTTTCCAGCGCGGAGTTTACGCAAGAGGTTCGAGCCCACGTGAAGCGATGGCTCCCCGCCGCCCAAATCGTGGACCCCAAGTACGATCCGGCTGCCGGGGCGCTGCTCTTGGCCTACCGAGAAGCCGGCATTTCCGGCATCGAGATCGCTTCGTGA
- a CDS encoding cytochrome c oxidase subunit II: MVEHKSPPISLGRSFWLVTAVLGVAAIASIIYWIYAPIESWVPSIIVTAYQVDVFFRFLAATGSALYIFVCGYILYFAIEFRARKDDPPDAIGVQIHDNHKLEFWWTVGPTVFVAIIAIVSWIIWAQIILPSNNAGGALVIEAIGHQFEFTFRYPEINGEVTSEMHLPINVPVTLNLTSSDVIHSFWIPAMRLKQDTIPGMVTEIKLTPNTLGRFPIVCAQFCGPLHARMNALVSQPGPGSGQGQWVVVEDMASYQKWYHDWQEKNAHVSNALPSTSGTIALTGGDAAAGKALFSQKCTACHALAPFDQKLVGPGLKGVLHDPSHPNLVNGDPATPDNVAKILQQGFTGSMGTMPNATTNGLSDKDIANLVAFLDSLK, encoded by the coding sequence TTGGTTGAGCACAAATCGCCACCGATAAGTCTCGGGCGTAGCTTTTGGCTTGTCACGGCCGTCCTGGGCGTCGCGGCAATCGCGTCGATCATCTACTGGATTTACGCGCCGATCGAGAGCTGGGTTCCTTCGATCATCGTCACCGCGTACCAAGTCGACGTCTTCTTTCGGTTCTTGGCTGCCACGGGAAGCGCGCTGTACATCTTCGTCTGCGGCTACATCCTCTACTTTGCAATCGAGTTCCGTGCGCGGAAGGACGATCCGCCCGACGCCATCGGCGTGCAGATTCACGACAACCATAAGCTCGAGTTCTGGTGGACGGTTGGCCCCACTGTGTTTGTGGCCATCATTGCGATCGTCAGCTGGATCATTTGGGCGCAGATCATCTTGCCAAGCAACAACGCGGGAGGCGCCCTCGTCATAGAGGCAATCGGGCATCAATTCGAGTTCACGTTCCGCTATCCCGAGATCAACGGCGAAGTCACCAGCGAGATGCATCTGCCGATCAACGTGCCGGTGACGCTGAACCTCACCTCGTCCGACGTTATTCACTCGTTCTGGATACCGGCGATGCGCCTCAAGCAGGACACCATTCCCGGAATGGTGACGGAAATCAAATTAACGCCGAATACGCTCGGCCGCTTCCCCATCGTTTGCGCGCAGTTCTGCGGGCCGCTCCACGCCAGGATGAACGCGCTCGTTTCCCAGCCGGGACCGGGTTCGGGTCAAGGACAGTGGGTCGTCGTCGAAGACATGGCGTCGTACCAAAAGTGGTATCACGATTGGCAAGAGAAGAACGCGCACGTGAGCAACGCGCTGCCGTCGACCAGCGGCACGATTGCGTTGACGGGCGGCGACGCCGCCGCGGGCAAGGCCTTGTTCTCGCAGAAATGCACGGCGTGTCACGCGCTCGCGCCGTTCGATCAGAAGCTCGTCGGACCGGGCCTCAAGGGCGTGCTGCACGATCCGTCGCATCCCAATCTCGTCAACGGCGATCCGGCGACACCGGACAACGTTGCGAAGATTTTGCAGCAAGGGTTTACGGGCAGCATGGGAACGATGCCCAACGCTACCACCAACGGGCTCTCAGACAAAGATATCGCCAATCTCGTCGCATTCTTGGATTCATTGAAGTAA
- a CDS encoding STAS domain-containing protein, which yields MEPAIVSLTGEFDIDRQHELREALGPFYEKPYLIVDLSQVSYIDSSCLCEFMRMRRSRSDAGARPACFVVDEQRFGRLFRFLGLDEVFPVVHSLEEAFERVPDRAMAINA from the coding sequence ATGGAACCAGCCATCGTCTCCCTCACGGGCGAGTTCGATATTGACCGCCAGCACGAGCTGCGTGAAGCGCTCGGGCCCTTCTACGAGAAGCCTTACCTGATTGTCGATTTGAGTCAGGTCAGCTATATCGACTCGTCGTGTTTGTGCGAGTTCATGCGCATGCGCCGTTCGCGTTCCGATGCCGGCGCGCGCCCGGCATGCTTCGTAGTAGACGAACAGCGCTTTGGTCGCTTATTCCGCTTCCTGGGGTTAGACGAGGTGTTTCCGGTCGTGCACTCGCTCGAAGAAGCGTTCGAGCGCGTTCCCGATCGCGCGATGGCAATCAACGCGTAA
- a CDS encoding N-acetylmannosamine-6-phosphate 2-epimerase, whose protein sequence is MSELSLLDELRGGLIVSVQAWPGSALDDPHVIAAMARAAQEGDAVGVRVQGVANLRAVRGRVQVPIVGLIKREYPGYEPYITPTLEEVTAIAGAGADLIAFDATGRKRPGDARLETLVAAIHAAGRLAVADCATLEEGRTAARLGADVVATTLCGYTSETAGTPLPALELVAALRQALGDTGFVVCEGGVHSPDQVRAALDAGADAVVVGTAITNVDWLVREFAGSTDTARNRYR, encoded by the coding sequence GTGAGCGAGCTGAGTCTGCTCGACGAGCTGCGGGGCGGATTGATCGTCTCGGTTCAGGCGTGGCCTGGCTCGGCGCTCGACGACCCGCACGTCATCGCCGCGATGGCGCGCGCAGCTCAAGAAGGTGACGCCGTCGGCGTGCGCGTGCAAGGCGTAGCAAATCTCCGCGCGGTGCGAGGGCGGGTTCAAGTTCCGATCGTCGGATTGATCAAACGCGAGTATCCCGGCTACGAGCCGTACATTACGCCGACGCTGGAAGAAGTGACCGCGATCGCCGGTGCGGGCGCCGACCTCATCGCGTTCGACGCGACCGGCCGGAAGCGACCGGGCGATGCGCGGCTCGAAACGCTCGTCGCGGCGATTCACGCGGCCGGGCGACTCGCAGTAGCCGACTGCGCCACCCTAGAGGAAGGAAGGACCGCCGCGCGGCTGGGCGCCGACGTGGTAGCCACAACCCTCTGCGGCTACACTTCCGAGACGGCCGGAACCCCGTTACCGGCGCTGGAGTTGGTCGCCGCCCTTCGACAAGCTCTGGGCGACACCGGGTTCGTGGTCTGCGAAGGCGGCGTGCACTCGCCGGATCAGGTACGGGCTGCGCTCGACGCCGGTGCCGATGCAGTCGTAGTCGGAACCGCCATTACTAACGTAGACTGGCTAGTAAGAGAGTTTGCAGGGTCTACCGATACGGCGCGAAACCGCTACCGTTAG
- the ctaD gene encoding cytochrome c oxidase subunit I, with the protein MSVAAAHPGGIADHIHPEPQGFIKRYVFSIDHKIIGIQYLITGFVFMMLAGLLAETIRTQLLNANGGFVSPDTYNEVYSVHGSAMVWLVIIPLATGGFGNLVFPIQIGARDVAFPWLNMLSFWIFPVAGLMLFSSFLIGAPSAGWTEYPPVSLQGAPGTTMWCAAIFLVGVSSTLTGINFVVTILKMRAPGMTFTRMPLFCWGQFATAPLLMIATTALAAALAALFMERVFGVPFYDPTKGGSPVLWQHMFWFYSHPAVYIMILPLFGIISEVLPTFSRKPIFGYKLIAFSSMAIALLGFMVWAHHMFTSGLAPFLQVLFMIMTFTIAIPTGVKIFSWIATLWGGKIHYTTAMLFAMGFLALFTFGGITGVFLAAVPTDLDLHGTYFVVGHFHYVLVGGSLMGVFAGMYYWFPKMAGRLLNETWGKVHFWLFFVGFNMTFLPMHWLGFEGMPRWVATYDPQFQFWNRFESVGSYIMTLGILCFFINVIYSARAGKKSGPNPWGARTLEWQIPSPPNYYNFKRVPTVYGLPYDFSQPLPYTGLEDELTDAPPAQLAGAHH; encoded by the coding sequence ATGTCAGTAGCAGCTGCACATCCAGGCGGAATCGCCGATCACATCCATCCCGAGCCGCAGGGATTCATCAAGCGATACGTCTTCTCGATCGATCACAAGATCATCGGCATTCAGTACCTGATCACCGGCTTCGTCTTCATGATGCTGGCGGGTCTGCTGGCCGAGACGATTCGAACGCAGCTCCTCAATGCCAACGGCGGCTTCGTTTCGCCGGATACGTATAACGAAGTCTACAGCGTGCACGGCAGCGCAATGGTGTGGCTAGTCATCATTCCGCTGGCGACCGGCGGGTTCGGCAATCTGGTCTTTCCGATCCAGATCGGCGCTCGCGACGTGGCGTTCCCGTGGCTGAACATGCTCAGCTTCTGGATCTTCCCGGTTGCCGGCTTGATGTTGTTCTCGTCGTTCCTCATAGGCGCGCCCTCGGCAGGCTGGACGGAGTATCCGCCGGTGTCGCTGCAAGGCGCTCCAGGAACGACGATGTGGTGTGCGGCGATCTTTTTAGTCGGCGTCAGTTCGACCTTGACCGGTATCAACTTCGTCGTGACGATCCTCAAGATGCGTGCGCCCGGAATGACGTTTACGCGTATGCCGCTATTCTGCTGGGGACAGTTCGCCACCGCGCCGCTGCTCATGATCGCGACGACGGCACTGGCGGCCGCGCTCGCGGCGCTCTTCATGGAGCGCGTCTTCGGCGTGCCCTTCTACGACCCGACCAAAGGCGGCAGTCCGGTGCTCTGGCAGCACATGTTCTGGTTCTACTCGCACCCGGCCGTCTACATCATGATTCTGCCGCTCTTCGGCATCATCTCCGAAGTGCTGCCGACGTTCTCGCGCAAACCGATCTTCGGCTACAAGCTCATCGCCTTCTCGTCGATGGCGATCGCACTGCTCGGCTTCATGGTCTGGGCGCACCACATGTTCACGTCGGGCCTGGCGCCGTTCTTGCAAGTGCTCTTCATGATCATGACGTTCACGATCGCCATTCCGACCGGCGTGAAGATCTTCTCCTGGATCGCGACCTTGTGGGGCGGCAAGATCCATTACACGACCGCGATGCTCTTTGCGATGGGTTTCCTCGCGCTGTTCACGTTCGGCGGTATCACCGGCGTCTTTCTCGCGGCGGTGCCGACGGATCTCGATCTGCACGGTACGTATTTCGTCGTGGGTCACTTTCACTACGTGCTCGTCGGCGGGAGCTTGATGGGCGTTTTCGCCGGTATGTACTACTGGTTCCCGAAGATGGCCGGACGTTTGCTCAACGAGACGTGGGGCAAGGTTCACTTCTGGCTGTTCTTCGTCGGTTTCAACATGACGTTCTTGCCGATGCACTGGCTCGGCTTCGAGGGCATGCCGCGCTGGGTGGCGACCTACGATCCGCAGTTCCAGTTCTGGAACCGCTTCGAATCCGTCGGCTCGTACATCATGACCTTGGGAATCCTGTGCTTCTTCATCAACGTGATCTACAGCGCTCGCGCCGGCAAGAAGTCCGGGCCCAATCCCTGGGGTGCGCGCACCCTCGAGTGGCAGATCCCGTCGCCGCCCAACTACTACAACTTCAAGCGCGTGCCGACGGTCTACGGTCTGCCGTACGACTTCTCGCAGCCGCTGCCGTACACGGGACTTGAAGACGAGCTTACCGACGCGCCGCCGGCGCAACTCGCGGGAGCGCACCACTAA
- a CDS encoding DUF4870 domain-containing protein, with translation MQTEQSAEERNWAMAAHLSALIAVAGLPFGHVIGPLVVYLIKGHESPFVAEHARASLNYQLTISLFGLVAILVGVFGFFGFIFAAASQPAHSTGSAAMGIGFVGAWVLVGAIVVALLLLSLVFIIMGTLAAGAGRPYSYPFAIRFVK, from the coding sequence GTGCAAACCGAACAGAGCGCCGAAGAGCGCAACTGGGCGATGGCGGCGCACTTGTCGGCCCTTATCGCAGTGGCGGGTTTGCCGTTTGGCCACGTGATCGGACCGCTGGTCGTTTACCTGATCAAAGGACACGAGTCGCCGTTCGTCGCCGAGCACGCGCGAGCGTCGCTGAACTACCAGCTCACGATATCGCTGTTTGGACTCGTGGCAATCCTGGTCGGCGTCTTTGGCTTCTTCGGCTTCATCTTCGCCGCAGCGTCGCAGCCCGCACACTCGACGGGCTCCGCGGCAATGGGAATCGGGTTCGTCGGAGCCTGGGTCTTGGTCGGCGCGATCGTCGTCGCGCTCTTGCTGCTCTCGCTCGTCTTCATCATCATGGGAACGTTGGCGGCGGGCGCCGGACGGCCGTACAGCTACCCCTTTGCCATCCGCTTCGTGAAGTAA
- a CDS encoding amino acid permease — protein sequence MLLSRVKPLSRILAEGANHDQGLKRSLGPWQLTAMGIGAIIGTGIFVLTGVASATRAGPALTISFVVAGIVSALAALCYAEVASKVPISGSAYTYTYATMGEFFAWIVGWGLVLEYALGAATVSVGWSGYFTNILQNLFHLTIPQQWQHSHWDATPGFANLPAAGIIFVITALLVKGTKESGTVNAIIVAIKVAVVLFFIAVGIDHINGANYHLPPGPATGAGGYFPFGWGGMLGGAAFIFFAYIGFDAVSTAAEEAKNPGKDLPFGIIMSLVICTVLYIVVVAILNGLVPFNELNVSNPVAFALNHVGLTAAGLIISFGAIAGLTTVLLVMMYGQTRVFYAMSRDGLIPPLFVKLHPTFRTPWISQILFGILIAAAGAFFPISILGSVTNMGTLVAFILVAIAVPILRKRHPDFKGSFEVPGGPYIIPPLAAITALGLIYFLKEGNPYVWGFFPLVWLAFVVWFAAGMIFYFSYGRNKSTVALEEVEGLAITQPRVN from the coding sequence ATGCTGCTATCGAGAGTGAAGCCTCTTTCGCGCATCTTAGCGGAAGGCGCGAACCATGATCAGGGCCTGAAACGGTCGCTGGGACCGTGGCAACTCACCGCGATGGGTATCGGCGCCATTATCGGCACCGGTATCTTTGTGTTGACCGGCGTGGCGTCGGCGACTCGGGCGGGCCCGGCACTCACCATCTCGTTCGTCGTGGCCGGCATCGTCAGCGCGCTCGCTGCGCTGTGTTACGCCGAAGTGGCGAGCAAAGTTCCCATCTCCGGGAGCGCCTACACGTATACCTATGCAACCATGGGTGAGTTTTTCGCGTGGATCGTCGGCTGGGGACTCGTGTTGGAATACGCGCTCGGCGCTGCGACCGTGAGCGTCGGGTGGTCGGGCTACTTCACCAACATTCTGCAGAATTTATTTCACCTCACGATCCCGCAGCAGTGGCAACACAGCCATTGGGACGCAACTCCGGGATTTGCCAATTTACCGGCAGCCGGCATTATTTTTGTGATCACGGCATTGCTCGTCAAAGGCACAAAAGAATCCGGTACGGTCAACGCGATCATCGTGGCCATCAAAGTCGCCGTCGTGCTCTTTTTCATCGCGGTCGGCATCGATCACATCAACGGCGCAAACTATCACTTGCCGCCGGGACCGGCGACGGGTGCCGGCGGGTACTTCCCGTTCGGTTGGGGCGGCATGCTTGGCGGCGCGGCGTTCATCTTCTTCGCCTATATCGGCTTTGACGCGGTCTCGACCGCTGCCGAGGAAGCAAAAAATCCCGGTAAGGATTTACCCTTCGGCATCATCATGAGTTTAGTGATCTGCACGGTTCTCTACATCGTCGTCGTGGCGATCCTCAACGGACTCGTGCCGTTCAACGAGCTCAACGTGTCCAATCCGGTGGCGTTCGCGCTCAATCACGTCGGTTTAACCGCTGCGGGATTGATCATCTCGTTTGGAGCGATTGCCGGCCTCACGACCGTGCTGCTGGTCATGATGTACGGTCAGACGCGCGTCTTTTACGCGATGTCGCGCGACGGACTGATACCGCCGCTCTTCGTAAAACTTCATCCGACCTTCCGGACGCCGTGGATCTCGCAGATCCTGTTCGGCATACTCATTGCAGCCGCGGGTGCGTTCTTCCCAATCAGCATTCTCGGATCGGTCACGAACATGGGAACGCTCGTGGCGTTCATTCTCGTGGCGATAGCCGTACCGATACTGCGAAAGCGTCATCCGGACTTCAAGGGCTCTTTCGAAGTGCCGGGAGGACCGTATATCATCCCGCCGCTAGCGGCGATTACCGCGTTAGGGCTGATCTACTTCCTCAAGGAAGGCAACCCATACGTGTGGGGATTCTTCCCGCTGGTGTGGCTGGCGTTTGTGGTCTGGTTCGCCGCCGGAATGATCTTCTATTTCAGCTACGGCCGCAATAAGAGCACCGTCGCGCTCGAGGAGGTCGAAGGACTGGCGATCACGCAGCCTCGCGTCAACTAG
- a CDS encoding heme-copper oxidase subunit III, whose amino-acid sequence MAVAAIPHDGHGEADQLYIETRELRLQGFLLFLISDCVLFSSFIFAYLYLRNSGQGWPPPGIQRLDVAFAAWNSVVLFGSGATMHYALENWKHGNFMKYMWCLIATIILGAMFLGGQGYEYNHLIFSEHVTWAGSGIFGASFFTLTGMHGFHVFMGVCYLTVLLLQSAGGTYTYQKYFGITAGTLYWHFVDVIWVVLFSIFYLL is encoded by the coding sequence ATGGCAGTAGCGGCGATTCCCCACGACGGGCACGGCGAAGCCGATCAGCTCTACATCGAAACGCGCGAGCTGCGTCTGCAGGGGTTCTTGCTGTTCCTGATCAGCGACTGCGTGCTGTTCTCGTCGTTCATCTTTGCGTATCTTTACTTGCGTAACAGCGGGCAAGGGTGGCCGCCGCCGGGGATACAGCGTCTCGACGTCGCCTTTGCGGCGTGGAACTCGGTGGTGCTGTTCGGATCCGGCGCGACGATGCACTACGCGCTCGAGAACTGGAAGCACGGCAACTTCATGAAGTACATGTGGTGCCTGATCGCGACCATCATTCTCGGCGCGATGTTCCTGGGCGGTCAGGGATACGAGTACAATCACTTGATCTTCAGCGAGCACGTGACGTGGGCGGGCAGCGGCATCTTCGGCGCATCGTTCTTTACGCTGACCGGCATGCACGGTTTCCACGTCTTCATGGGCGTGTGCTATCTCACGGTCTTGCTGCTGCAGTCTGCCGGCGGCACCTACACGTACCAAAAGTATTTCGGTATCACCGCCGGGACACTGTACTGGCATTTCGTCGACGTTATTTGGGTTGTACTCTTCTCGATCTTCTACTTGTTATAA